Proteins from one Triticum aestivum cultivar Chinese Spring chromosome 7A, IWGSC CS RefSeq v2.1, whole genome shotgun sequence genomic window:
- the LOC123147408 gene encoding leucine-rich repeat receptor-like protein kinase TDR has protein sequence MQSQARPTMAIITTARSLFSTPLSLFSTTTSSSFRASHHDVHAPVQRSHYLSFLHFTIASPPHTADTSTIMAAQVPFHGLLLLLPLLTITAASSAPLPLLALLSLKSSLNDPAGALSPWTYAAAASSGATRSLSPPWCAWPGVVCDAATGDVVGVDLSRRNLSGTVSPTAAALLAPTLASLNLSWNAFTGELPPAVFLLRRLVKLDISHNFFNSTFPDGIARLGSLAVLDAYSNCFVGQLPRGIGELQRLEHLNLGGSFFNGSIPVEVGQLPQLRFLHLAGNALSGRLPRELGELTLLKHLEIGYNGYNGSIPAEFGGLKQLQYLDIAAANVSGPLPPELGGLARLEFLFLFKNRLAGAIPSPWSRLQALQVLDLSDNQLAGAIPAGLGELANLTTLNLMSNFLSGTIPATIGELPNLEVLQLWNNSLVGRLPESLGTSGRLVRLDVSTNSLSGPIPSGLCTGHLLLRLILFANRFDSAIPASLANCSSLWRVRLESNRLSGTIPSGFGAVQNLTYMDLSSNELTGGIPADLVISPSLEYLNVSGNPIGGTLPSNTWRAAKLQVLAASKCALDGEIPPFGTSGCANLYRLELAWNELSGAVPGDIGSCKRLVSLRLQHNNLSGEIPAVLAALPSVTEVDLSWNALTGSIPPGVANCTTLETFDVSFNHLAPVGTPSGSPNHGEGGSAWRTAAMWVSAVAVAFAGMVVLALTARWLQCLEDDSVAASSGGAGGARPNVVVGPWRMTAFQRLSFTADDVARCVEGSDGIVGAGSSGTVYRAKMPNGEVIAVKKLWQAPAQKETAADHAAMQMDTQDGGDGNERVLAEVEMLGHLRHRNIVRLLGWCTNGETTMLLYEYMPNGSLDELLHGATAGKTPKARPEWDARYRIAVGVAQGVSYLHHDCLPAVAHRDLKPSNILLDADMEARVADFGVAKALQGAAPMSVVAGSCGYIAPEYTYTLRVDEKSDVYSYGVVLLEILTGRKSVEAEYGEGSNIVDWVRSKVAGSGGGLRDVMEHVSSNSEPAREEMALVLRVALLCTSRCPQDRPSMRDVLSMLQEARPKPSRKPAAKKLVP, from the exons ATGCAAAGCCAGGCCCGCCCGACCATGGCCATCATCACCACCGCGCGCTCTCTCTTCTCCACTCCACTCTCCCTgttctccaccaccacctcctcctccttccgagCCTCTCATCATGATGTGCATGCACCAGTGCAGCGCAGCCATTACCTTTCCTTCCTCCATTTTACCATCGCCTCCCCTCCTCACACCGCCGACACCTCCACCATCATGGCCGCGCAGGTCCCCTTCCATGGCCTCCTGCTTCTGCTCCCGCTCCTCACCATCACCGccgcgtcgtcggcgccgctccctCTGCTCGCGCTTCTCTCTCTAAAGTCCTCCCTGAACGACCCGGCCGGCGCGCTCAGTCCATGGACGTACGCCGCGGCGGCCTCCTCAGGCGCCACCCGGTCGCTCTCCCCTCCGTGGTGCGCATGGCCTGGTGTCGTGTGTGACGCGGCCACCGGCGACGTCGTCGGGGTCGATCTGTCTCGCCGCAACCTATCCGGCACCGTCTCCCCCACGGCCGCCGCGCTGCTCGCGCCGACGCTGGCTTCGCTCAACCTCAGCTGGAACGCCTTCACGGGGGAGCTCCCGCCAGCGGTGTTCTTGCTCCGTCGTCTTGTGAAGCTTGACATCAGCCACAACTTCTTCAACTCCACCTTCCCCGACGGCATTGCCCGGCTCGGCTCCCTCGCCGTCCTCGACGCCTACAGCAACTGCTTCGTGGGCCAGCTTCCCCGCGGCATCGGGGAGCTCCAGAGGCTCGAGCACCTCAACCTCGGGGGCAGTTTCTTCAATGGGAGCATTCCGGTCGAGGTTGGGCAGCTTCCGCAGCTACGCTTCCTGCACCTCGCCGGGAACGCCCTTTCGGGGCGGCTGCCGAGGGAGCTTGGTGAGCTCACGCTGCTCAAACACCTTGAGATCGGGTATAATGGCTACAATGGTAGCATACCAGCGGAGTTTGGTGGGCTAAAGCAGCTGCAGTACCTCGACATCGCCGCGGCAAACGTGTCCGGCCCGCTTCCGCCGGAGCTCGGCGGGCTCGCGCGGCTCGAATTTCTGTTTCTGTTCAAGAACAGGCTAGCCGGCGCGATACCTTCGCCGTGGTCGCGCCTCCAAGCGCTGCAGGTTCTTGACCTGTCGGACAACcagctcgccggagctatcccagCCGGTCTCGGAGAGCTCGCGAATCTCACGACGCTGAACCTCATGAGCAACTTCCTCTCCGGCACGATCCCGGCGACGATCGGTGAGCTTCCCAACCTCGAGGTGCTGCAACTGTGGAACAACTCACTCGTCGGGAGGCTGCCGGAGTCGCTCGGTACGAGCGGGCGGCTCGTTCGCCTGGACGTGTCGACCAACTCCCTCTCCGGCCCGATCCCGTCGGGACTCTGCACCGGtcaccttctcctccgcctcatactCTTCGCCAACCGATTTGACTCCGCCATCCCGGCGAGCCTCGCCAACTGCTCGTCGCTGTGGCGTGTTCGGCTCGAGTCCAACCGGCTCTCCGGCACGATTCCGTCCGGCTTCGGCGCGGTGCAGAACCTGACGTACATGGACTTGAGCTCCAACGAGCTCACCGGCGGCATTCCGGCTGATCTGGTCATTTCCCCGAGCCTCGAGTACCTCAACGTCTCCGGCAACCCGATCGGCGGTACGCTTCCTAGCAATACGTGGCGGGCAGCGAAGCTTCAAGTCTTGGCGGCGAGCAAGTGCGCTCTGGACGGCGAAATCCCGCCGTTTGGCACCTCCGGGTGCGCAAACTTGTACAGGCTGGAGCTGGCCTGGAATGAGCTGAGCGGCGCGGTCCCCGGTGACATTGGCAGCTGCAAGCGGCTGGTGAGCTTGAGGCTGCAGCACAACAACCTGAGTGGCGAGATCCCAGCGGTGCTCGCGGCGCTGCCGTCGGTCACCGAGGTGGACCTCTCCTGGAACGCCCTCACCGGCAGCATCCCGCCGGGCGTCGCCAACTGTACTACGCTGGAGACCTTCGACGTGTCTTTCAACCATTTAGCACCGGTTGGGACGCCCTCCGGGTCGCCCAACCACGGCGAGGGCGGTTCAGCGTGGCGCACCGCTGCAATGTGGGTGTCGGCCGTGGCAGTGGCGTTCGCCGGGATGGTGGTGCTGGCGCTCACCGCGCGCTGGCTGCAGTGTCTGGAGGACGACTCGGTGGCGGCGAGCAGTGGCGGAGCGGGAGGGGCACGCCCTAACGTAGTCGTCGGGCCGTGGAGGATGACCGCGTTCCAGAGGCTGAGCTTCACAGCGGACGACGTGGCACGGTGTGTCGAGGGGAGCGACGGCATCGTCGGCGCCGGGTCGTCGGGAACGGTGTACCGGGCGAAGATGCCCAATGGCGAGGTCATCGCCGTGAAGAAGCTATGGCAAGCCCCGGCGCAAAAGGAGACAGCCGCAGATCACGCGGCGATGCAAATGGACACACAAGACGGCGGCGACGGCAATGAGAGGGTGCTCGCCGAGGTGGAGATGCTCGGCCACCTGCGCCACCGCAACATCGTTCGGCTGCTCGGGTGGTGCACAAACGGCGAGACGACGATGCTGCTCTACGAGTATATGCCCAACGGCAGCCTCGACGAGCTCCTTCACGGCGCCACCGCGGGAAAGACGCCGAAGGCGCGGCCGGAGTGGGACGCGCGGTACAGAATCGCCGTGGGCGTGGCGCAGGGCGTGAGCTACCTCCACCACGACTGCCTGCCCGCGGTGGCGCACCGCGACCTCAAGCCCAGCAACATCCTCCTCGACGCCGACATGGAGGCCCGCGTGGCCGACTTCGGCGTTGCCAAGGCTCTCCAGGGCGCCGCGCCAATGTCCGTCGTTGCCGGCTCCTGCGGCTACATCGCACCAG AGTACACGTACACACTGCGCGTGGACGAGAAGAGCGACGTGTACAGCTACGGCGTGGTGCTGCTGGAGATTCTTACCGGGCGGAAGTCGGTGGAGGCGGAGTACGGGGAGGGCAGCAACATTGTGGACTGGGTGAGATCCAAGGtcgccggcagcggcggcggcttgcgCGACGTGATGGAGCACGTTAGCAGCAACAGCGAGCCGGCGCGGGAGGAAATGGCGCTGGTGCTGCGGGTGGCGCTGCTGTGCACGAGCCGGTGCCCGCAGGACAGGCCGTCGATGAGGGACGTGCTGTCCATGCTGCAGGAGGCCAGGCCCAAGCCCAGCCGGAAACCGGCGGCGAAGAAGCTAGTGCCGTAG